A window of the Lolium perenne isolate Kyuss_39 chromosome 7, Kyuss_2.0, whole genome shotgun sequence genome harbors these coding sequences:
- the LOC127304035 gene encoding uncharacterized protein yields MLRVRQPFFVVPRRGGSKPGKRRNINRHREAGAMLLDADNFNDDATHSLKEFRRRFRMNKELFLKIVHGIKEYDKYFMSKKDCTGLCGFTSIQKCTAAMRRLAYGAPRDRANDYLRMAESTCTETIYRFCRAIIAVFSTDYLRAPREDDTTRILQNNAARGFPGMLGSIDYMHWGWKNCLLLGRGSTRAYW; encoded by the coding sequence ATGCTGCGCGTTCGCCAGCCTTTCTTTGTCGTGCCTCGGCGCGGCGGCTCAAAGCCaggcaagaggaggaacatcaaccgGCATCGTGAAGCCGGTGCAATGCTGCTTGACGCCGACAACTTCAACGACGATGCGACTCATTCGCTGAAGGAATTTCGGCgccggtttaggatgaacaaggagcTTTTCTTGAAGATTGTCCACGGCATCAAGGAGTACGACAAGTACTTCATGTCCAAGAAAGATTGCACAGGTTTGTGCGGCTTCACCTCAATTCAGAAGTGCACTGCTGCAATGCGCCGTCTTGCATACGGAGCTCCTCGAGATAGAGCCAATGACTACCTACGGATGGCAGAGTCGACATGTACAGAGACTATCTACAGGTTCTGCCGAGCCATCATAGCGGTGTTTTCTACAgactatttgagagcaccaagagAAGATGATACAACTCGGATCCTGCAAAATAATGCAGCAagagggtttcctgggatgctcggAAGCATTGACTATATGCATTGGGGCTGGAAGAATTGCCTTTTGCTTGGCAGGGGATCTACAAGGGCATATTGGTGA
- the LOC127301706 gene encoding BTB/POZ domain-containing protein At4g08455 yields MYCQSCKNVYDEEESGTCKECYEEASETEEELKREIDDLRSRLLFLRLLSPTLDASSIGHSDILLHAIPSSPSHPSPSPSSADAGRLETPAIPAHRVILSSRSPVFRAMLDNEMEESRSGIIKIYDVSYDVLRAFVHYMYTAEVLLDVQMACDLLELAEKYEVKHLKTYCEKFITSKVNNDNAIVHYAFAHRHSAKQLLEASMSVLVESMPTLAERDEYKELVEKDPRIVVEIYETYMSRQVNTAAEKESDCSCRN; encoded by the exons atgtattgCCAGTCTTGCAAGAATGTGTACGACGAGGAGGAGTCCGGAACGTGCAAGGAGTGCTATGAGGAGGCCAGCGAGACGGAGGAGGAGCTCAAGCGCGAGATCGACGACCTCCGCTCCCGTCTTCTCTTCCTGCGCCTCCTTTCGCCCACGCTCGATGCCTCCTCCATCGGCCACTCCGACATCCTCCTCCACGCCATCCCCTCCTCGCCGTCtcacccctccccctccccctccagCGCCGACGCAGGCCGCCTTGAGACCCCCGCTATCCCAGCCCACCGCGTCATCCTG TCCAGCAGATCTCCTGTTTTCAGAGCAATGCTTGACAATGAGATGGAAGAGAGCCGGAGTGGCATCATCAAAATCTATGACGTGTCCTATGATGTCCTCCGTGCTTTTGTCCACTACATGTACACGGCCGAAGTTCTCCTAGATGTGCAAATGGCTTGTGATCTCTTGGAGTTGGCTGAGAAGTATGAAGTAAAGCACTTGAAGACGTACTGTGAGAAGTTCATTACATCCAAAGTGAACAACGATAATGCCATTGTCCATTATGCGTTTGCACATCGGCATAGTGCAAAGCAGCTGCTTGAGGCCTCTATGTCAGTACTCGTCGAAAGCATGCCAACACTGGCGGAGAGGGATGAATACAAGGAACTTGTTGAGAAGGACCCAAGGATTGTTGTGGAGATCTATGAAACCTATATGAGCCGGCAAGTCAATACGGCTGCTGAGAAGGAATCAGACTGCAGTTGTAGGAACTGA